The following are from one region of the Salicibibacter kimchii genome:
- a CDS encoding sensor histidine kinase, translated as MNRIFYKLGGLIMILFLIVLLPLGYVMVQIFTNYNEVHLYEETDEMASQYATLLAVVDDPDIELLVQSMDRETARKMVIIDPNGDVVEDSGIRGFHPSDYSTSQGEAGRFIDPNDRQEYIYAGERVQNDDIGEVFIFSPSDLMDQSAIQVQQALFLSGVGALLLAFGFTFIASREFSTPLQEMERAANQMARGDLDVEVPVKTKDELGSLSHSMNELARELKRYRTNRQAFFSDVSHELRTPLSYVQGYCDALKKGLYQDESERQQFVDIIHEEAHRMNRLIHDLFELSRMEEERFPLNLELVHIGDVIKRAKAKMATDAKKKKNTIKVDMEAKLPTIVADSFRIEQIFTNLLQNAVSYTENGHVWIEGSLKDGNIEVKISDTGRGIATEDLPYIFERFYRAEKSRSRDFGGTGLGLAIVKQLTELQYGSIQVESVPGKGTTFTLRFPGAKEGDE; from the coding sequence ATGAACAGGATTTTTTATAAGCTCGGTGGATTGATTATGATTTTATTTCTCATCGTACTGCTTCCGTTAGGGTATGTCATGGTCCAAATTTTCACCAATTATAATGAAGTACATTTATATGAAGAAACGGATGAAATGGCTTCTCAATATGCAACCCTCCTTGCTGTAGTAGATGATCCTGACATCGAACTTCTTGTCCAATCGATGGATCGGGAGACAGCACGAAAGATGGTCATTATTGATCCAAATGGAGACGTTGTAGAAGATTCCGGGATCCGTGGGTTTCATCCCTCTGATTATTCCACATCGCAGGGAGAGGCAGGAAGATTTATCGACCCAAATGATCGTCAAGAATATATTTATGCTGGGGAACGAGTGCAGAATGACGATATTGGAGAAGTCTTTATTTTTTCACCTTCAGATCTCATGGATCAATCAGCCATTCAAGTACAGCAGGCGTTGTTTCTATCAGGGGTTGGTGCCCTTCTTCTTGCCTTTGGTTTTACGTTTATTGCTTCCAGAGAATTTTCAACGCCCCTGCAGGAGATGGAAAGAGCGGCAAACCAAATGGCGAGGGGGGATCTAGATGTGGAAGTGCCTGTGAAAACGAAAGATGAGTTGGGTTCGCTCTCCCATTCTATGAATGAGTTGGCGCGCGAACTAAAAAGATACCGGACGAACAGGCAAGCTTTTTTTTCGGACGTGTCCCATGAATTACGGACGCCACTGTCTTATGTCCAGGGGTATTGTGATGCACTAAAAAAGGGGCTTTATCAGGATGAGAGCGAAAGACAACAGTTTGTCGATATTATTCATGAAGAAGCCCACCGCATGAATCGACTCATCCATGATTTATTTGAATTATCCCGAATGGAAGAAGAGCGTTTTCCCTTGAACCTTGAGCTTGTTCATATCGGAGACGTTATCAAACGAGCAAAAGCAAAAATGGCCACCGATGCTAAGAAAAAGAAAAATACCATAAAGGTTGATATGGAAGCAAAACTTCCAACGATTGTAGCTGATAGCTTTCGTATAGAACAGATCTTCACAAATTTGCTTCAAAACGCGGTGAGTTATACGGAAAATGGGCATGTTTGGATCGAGGGATCCTTGAAAGACGGGAACATCGAAGTAAAAATTTCTGATACGGGAAGGGGTATCGCTACTGAAGATCTCCCCTACATTTTTGAGCGTTTCTATCGGGCTGAAAAGTCCAGATCACGTGATTTTGGGGGGACCGGTTTAGGGCTCGCCATCGTGAAACAATTGACGGAACTCCAATATGGAAGCATTCAAGTGGAAAGTGTTCCCGGAAAAGGGACGACATTTACGCTACGTTTTCCAGGAGCTAAGGAGGGCGATGAATGA
- the resB gene encoding cytochrome c biogenesis protein ResB, producing MMNQKCECGRVNPYGTEVCGSCGKPLADPDSNRLLNMRYEGAARRSQIYSTSIIDKIWNFFSSVKVGIGIIIVTLIASSLGTIFPQEMFMPPGETPEVYYAEEYGALGQVYYAFGLHNMYGSWWYMLLIAALGVSIIIASIDRFFPLYKALKSQRVTRHKSFMKRQRIFGTTRVEDVDQTFQAAQDLLKKKRYNIREENGHILAEKNRWARWGPYVNHIGLIVFLIGASLRFFPGMYVDENMWVREGETEVVPGTSGDYYVENQGFTYEEFDEDDEIFGEGMEASAGDVFEETFRTDAVLYTPEGPLGVDQELEEVARHSIEVNDSFDFDDYALYQVDYKLDELKEMTFEVEDTETDEVLGSFAVDLNDPDDTYALDNGEEVRIHSYFPNYEMNDEGMPTTENDVPDNPAFIFEMVNPDTEALDHTFLGIQANYNVSPDQEENRYEFSLDGLDTNDVTGLTVRKDNTIPYLIVGGAIFLIGLVQGSYWPHRRIWLQRNDGEVWLAAHTNKHWAPLKKDIDAITKETEITMPRDQIDDEYEKREDKDNS from the coding sequence ATGATGAATCAAAAATGCGAGTGTGGACGAGTCAACCCTTACGGGACAGAAGTATGTGGATCATGTGGCAAACCACTGGCAGACCCTGATTCGAACCGATTGCTCAACATGCGTTATGAGGGTGCTGCGCGTCGTTCCCAAATATATAGCACATCTATTATCGATAAAATCTGGAATTTCTTTTCATCGGTTAAGGTCGGGATAGGCATTATTATTGTGACGCTTATAGCTTCTTCTCTCGGAACCATTTTTCCGCAAGAGATGTTTATGCCGCCCGGCGAAACGCCGGAAGTGTATTATGCGGAGGAGTACGGAGCATTAGGCCAGGTTTATTATGCTTTTGGGCTGCACAATATGTATGGATCCTGGTGGTATATGTTGTTGATCGCTGCGCTGGGAGTATCAATCATCATTGCTAGTATCGATCGTTTTTTTCCGTTATATAAAGCTTTGAAATCGCAGCGTGTAACCAGACACAAAAGTTTTATGAAACGTCAGCGTATTTTTGGGACCACTCGGGTGGAAGATGTCGATCAAACGTTTCAGGCAGCCCAAGATCTATTGAAAAAGAAGCGTTACAACATTCGGGAAGAAAACGGCCATATACTGGCGGAGAAAAACCGTTGGGCACGGTGGGGGCCTTATGTGAATCACATCGGGTTGATTGTATTTTTAATTGGAGCATCGCTTCGGTTTTTCCCAGGTATGTATGTCGACGAAAATATGTGGGTTCGTGAAGGCGAGACCGAAGTGGTCCCTGGAACATCCGGTGATTATTACGTTGAGAATCAGGGATTCACATACGAAGAGTTTGATGAAGATGATGAAATATTCGGGGAGGGCATGGAAGCTAGTGCAGGCGATGTATTCGAGGAAACATTTCGGACAGATGCCGTATTATATACGCCAGAAGGCCCTCTGGGTGTCGACCAAGAGCTTGAAGAAGTTGCTAGGCACTCCATAGAAGTCAATGATTCCTTCGATTTTGATGACTATGCCCTTTATCAAGTGGACTATAAATTGGATGAGTTAAAAGAAATGACTTTTGAAGTTGAGGACACAGAAACCGATGAGGTGTTGGGTTCATTTGCCGTAGATTTAAATGACCCTGATGATACGTATGCCCTTGATAATGGGGAGGAGGTTCGCATTCATAGCTACTTCCCGAATTACGAAATGAATGATGAAGGTATGCCAACAACGGAAAATGATGTTCCGGACAATCCGGCATTCATTTTTGAAATGGTGAACCCGGATACAGAAGCATTAGACCATACTTTTCTCGGTATTCAGGCGAATTACAATGTGAGCCCTGATCAAGAAGAGAATCGATACGAGTTTTCGTTAGATGGTCTTGATACTAATGATGTAACAGGTCTTACCGTTCGAAAAGATAACACGATTCCCTATCTTATTGTTGGAGGAGCCATTTTCCTGATCGGCCTTGTACAAGGATCTTATTGGCCGCATCGTCGCATTTGGTTGCAACGAAACGACGGAGAGGTTTGGCTTGCTGCTCACACGAATAAACACTGGGCACCCCTAAAAAAAGACATCGATGCGATCACGAAAGAGACAGAGATTACAATGCCCCGGGATCAGATTGATGAT
- a CDS encoding YdhK family protein: MKKKIMIGSVSLVTAFALAACGNGDEEMPDEGMDMDSGSDSNMEDMGDEMPDHDDMDGMDMDDDMHEDMDHSSSGEVPDDLGEEENPTFEVGSQAMVEGGHMEEMEGAKATIVGAYDTTAYIVSYDPTNGGERVENHEWVVHEEIEEAGEETFEPGTEVTLEADHMDGMEGATAAIDEAEETTVYMIDYTPTDGGEEVENHKWVTEDELSEVE; encoded by the coding sequence ATGAAGAAGAAAATCATGATAGGATCCGTTTCGCTAGTAACAGCTTTTGCATTAGCTGCATGTGGCAATGGTGATGAGGAAATGCCAGATGAAGGGATGGATATGGATTCCGGTTCGGATAGTAATATGGAAGATATGGGTGATGAGATGCCCGATCATGACGATATGGATGGCATGGATATGGACGATGACATGCACGAAGATATGGATCATTCCAGTTCCGGTGAAGTTCCTGATGATTTAGGGGAAGAAGAGAATCCAACTTTTGAAGTGGGAAGCCAAGCAATGGTGGAAGGCGGCCATATGGAGGAAATGGAAGGTGCCAAAGCCACCATCGTAGGGGCTTATGATACGACTGCCTACATTGTTTCTTACGACCCAACCAATGGCGGGGAAAGAGTAGAAAATCATGAATGGGTGGTTCATGAAGAAATTGAAGAAGCCGGGGAAGAAACATTTGAACCGGGGACAGAAGTCACATTAGAAGCCGATCATATGGATGGCATGGAAGGAGCCACAGCTGCAATTGATGAGGCTGAAGAAACAACGGTTTATATGATTGATTACACACCTACAGATGGTGGTGAAGAAGTGGAAAATCATAAATGGGTTACAGAGGATGAGCTCTCAGAGGTTGAATAA
- a CDS encoding four-helix bundle copper-binding protein, with product MNYQECIQACLECMEQCNRCFDECLKEDNVQMLAECIRLDRECADICAFAVQAMQTNSRFAKQICELCADICQACGDECAKHEHHQHCQDCAEACHRCAKVCREMAAA from the coding sequence ATGAATTATCAAGAGTGTATTCAAGCATGTTTAGAATGCATGGAACAGTGCAATCGGTGTTTTGATGAGTGTCTGAAGGAAGACAACGTACAAATGCTGGCTGAATGTATCAGACTGGATCGAGAATGTGCAGATATCTGTGCATTTGCGGTACAAGCTATGCAAACAAACAGCCGTTTTGCTAAGCAGATCTGTGAATTATGCGCGGACATCTGTCAGGCTTGTGGCGATGAGTGTGCAAAGCACGAACACCACCAGCATTGCCAAGATTGTGCGGAAGCTTGTCACCGGTGCGCAAAAGTATGCCGTGAGATGGCGGCTGCATAA
- a CDS encoding response regulator transcription factor: MAERILIVDDERKMRQLIGLYLTNAGYELDEASSGIEAIHKATDQSYDAIILDIMMPQTDGWDVCEHLRMEGFNIGILMLTARTEVGDRVKGLDLGADDYLVKPFAPEELVARVKALLRRKSNPLNEDPVEITAGPLFIQPDRHEVKVAGQSVDLTAKEFAILYLMASRPERVYTRENVIEKIWSLDREWHDPRTIDTHIKNIRTKLKKAGLPFNPMKTVWGVGYKFNTTEGN, encoded by the coding sequence GTGGCCGAACGTATACTTATTGTGGATGACGAGCGAAAAATGCGACAGTTGATTGGTCTTTATTTGACAAATGCAGGCTATGAACTTGATGAAGCAAGTTCCGGAATAGAAGCGATACATAAGGCAACCGATCAATCTTACGATGCTATCATTTTAGATATTATGATGCCGCAGACAGACGGTTGGGATGTATGTGAACACCTGCGTATGGAAGGGTTCAATATAGGTATTTTGATGTTAACAGCGAGAACAGAAGTGGGAGATCGGGTTAAAGGGCTTGACCTAGGGGCGGATGATTATCTCGTAAAACCGTTCGCCCCAGAGGAACTCGTCGCACGTGTAAAAGCATTGCTCCGGCGTAAATCCAACCCCTTAAACGAAGATCCAGTAGAGATAACAGCTGGCCCATTATTTATTCAACCGGATCGACACGAGGTTAAGGTGGCGGGACAATCCGTCGATTTAACCGCGAAAGAATTTGCGATTTTGTATTTAATGGCCTCTCGTCCGGAACGCGTGTATACAAGGGAAAATGTCATCGAGAAGATTTGGTCATTGGATCGTGAATGGCACGATCCTCGAACGATTGACACCCATATCAAAAATATCCGAACCAAACTGAAAAAGGCTGGTCTGCCATTTAATCCAATGAAGACCGTGTGGGGAGTGGGATACAAATTTAATACAACGGAAGGAAATTAG
- a CDS encoding cytochrome c biogenesis CcdA family protein, with the protein MDDVSLGLAFAAGLISFFSPCIFPLLPAYLAQLTGTDVSSGAINADRRLIFTRSIGFILGFTIIFLLLGLSSTLLGSWFNQYSSVVMQLGGVIIILFGLQMSGLISIRALLTEKKVAKTPKKASSFSGSVLFGLVFAAGWTPCIGITLGSILTLAGASGSMLTGSTMLFVYSMGLGVPFIGVSLLYAKSFQKLNSINRFLPAIQKGSGVIMIILGILLFTGYFETIAMYLGQYVPSWMI; encoded by the coding sequence ATGGATGATGTGTCGCTCGGCCTTGCTTTTGCGGCAGGCCTCATATCTTTCTTTTCCCCTTGCATTTTTCCATTGCTTCCGGCTTATTTGGCTCAACTGACCGGCACCGATGTCTCATCGGGAGCCATCAATGCGGATCGGCGGTTGATTTTCACCCGAAGCATCGGATTTATTCTTGGCTTTACGATTATTTTCTTGCTGTTGGGATTATCCTCAACCCTGCTTGGGTCATGGTTTAATCAGTACAGTAGTGTCGTTATGCAACTAGGCGGTGTCATCATTATTTTATTTGGGCTACAAATGAGTGGGCTTATTTCCATTCGTGCCTTACTAACAGAGAAAAAAGTAGCCAAAACGCCCAAAAAAGCCTCAAGCTTTTCCGGTTCGGTGCTGTTTGGATTGGTATTTGCAGCTGGATGGACGCCTTGTATTGGCATCACCCTCGGTTCCATCCTCACGCTTGCGGGAGCATCTGGAAGCATGCTTACAGGGTCGACCATGCTTTTTGTTTATTCCATGGGCCTGGGGGTACCGTTCATAGGGGTTTCGCTCCTTTATGCGAAATCTTTCCAGAAGCTTAACTCCATCAATCGCTTTTTACCGGCCATTCAAAAAGGGAGTGGCGTCATTATGATTATCCTGGGCATTCTTCTTTTCACCGGTTATTTCGAGACGATCGCGATGTATTTAGGGCAGTATGTCCCGTCCTGGATGATTTAA
- a CDS encoding F510_1955 family glycosylhydrolase translates to MRTLVLYLASLSAVGVLMSGCQTEAQEEVEFTHIHGLGFTEDGEQAYIPAHDGLRVYEDGIWKNVESGEGELHDFMGFTMTSEGFYSSGHPNMQSDYENPFGLVKSTDGGETLDLLALEGEVDFHVMSASYNTDAIYAMNPEPNSEMDELGLHRTLDEGQEWEPRDVDGVNGSVIAIAAHPDEENRVALSTEEGVFQSDDAGDSFEQVLSGVPAPALTYAHTGELLVAEGVEEETTLKAIDASGEVVREIPAPSIEEDAISYLAQNPQAENTIMVTTFERDIFYTEDGGETWEQQAEQGMSLHES, encoded by the coding sequence ATGAGAACGTTAGTGTTGTATCTTGCAAGTTTATCAGCAGTCGGAGTACTCATGAGTGGGTGTCAAACCGAAGCTCAAGAGGAGGTTGAATTTACGCATATACATGGGCTTGGCTTCACAGAAGATGGGGAGCAGGCCTATATTCCCGCACATGATGGGTTGCGTGTCTATGAGGATGGGATATGGAAGAATGTGGAGAGTGGCGAGGGGGAGCTTCATGACTTTATGGGCTTCACCATGACGTCCGAAGGATTTTATAGCAGTGGACATCCAAACATGCAGTCGGATTATGAAAATCCGTTTGGCCTTGTAAAAAGCACGGATGGGGGCGAAACGCTTGATTTGCTCGCACTCGAAGGGGAGGTTGATTTTCATGTCATGTCGGCCAGTTACAACACAGACGCCATCTATGCTATGAATCCGGAGCCTAATTCAGAAATGGATGAGCTGGGTCTGCATCGAACCCTCGACGAGGGGCAGGAATGGGAACCACGTGATGTGGACGGGGTGAACGGAAGCGTGATTGCGATTGCAGCTCATCCTGATGAGGAAAATAGGGTGGCTCTTAGCACAGAGGAAGGGGTCTTTCAATCTGATGATGCCGGTGATTCCTTTGAGCAGGTACTAAGTGGTGTGCCAGCGCCAGCTCTAACCTATGCGCACACCGGCGAATTGCTTGTTGCTGAGGGTGTGGAAGAAGAAACAACCCTCAAAGCCATAGACGCCTCCGGCGAAGTAGTTAGAGAGATCCCTGCTCCATCGATCGAAGAAGACGCCATCAGTTATCTGGCCCAGAACCCACAAGCGGAGAACACCATTATGGTAACGACTTTCGAACGTGATATTTTTTATACTGAAGATGGTGGAGAGACATGGGAACAACAAGCTGAACAAGGCATGAGTTTACATGAATCTTAA